The Streptomyces sp. NBC_00691 genome has a segment encoding these proteins:
- a CDS encoding ABC transporter ATP-binding protein, with protein sequence MRPHDQSDWTPPPRDSSQPKEPAQLGRILRLFRPYRARLVLVGLLVGAASLVTVASPFLLKEILDTAIPQGRTGLLSLLALGMIATAVLTSVFGVLQTLISTTVGQRVMHDLRTGVYEQLQRMPLAFFTRTRTGEVQSRIANDIGGMQATVTSTATSLVSNLTAVVATVAAMLALDWRLTLVSLLLLPVFVWISRRVGNERKRITTQRQKQMAAMAATVTESLSVSGILLGRTMGRADSLTRSFAEESERLVDLEVRSSMAGRWRMSTIGIVMAAMPALIYWAAGIALGSGGAAISLGTLVAFVSLQQGLFRPAVSLLSTGVQMQTSLALFQRIFEYLDLPVDITEPAEPVRIAEVRGEVAFEKVAFRYDPEGAGRPTLDDVDLTVPAGGSLAVVGPTGSGKSTLSYLVPRLYDVTGGRVTLDGVDVRDLDFDTLARAVGVVSQETYLFHASVADNLRFAKPEATDEEIEAAARAAQIHDHIASLPEGYDTLVGERGYRFSGGEKQRLAIARTILRDPPVLILDEATSALDTRTEHAVQQAIDALSAGRTTITIAHRLSTVRDADQIVVLEAGRIAERGTHDELLARDGKYAALVRRDARSAAVAGAGAPRASTGATGSTGPTEQTNAGAVVPQNV encoded by the coding sequence ATGCGCCCCCACGACCAGTCCGACTGGACGCCCCCGCCCCGCGACTCCTCGCAGCCGAAGGAGCCCGCGCAGCTGGGGCGCATCCTGCGGCTCTTCCGCCCCTACCGTGCCCGCCTCGTGCTCGTCGGCCTGCTGGTCGGCGCCGCCTCGCTCGTCACCGTCGCCTCCCCCTTCCTGCTCAAGGAGATCCTCGACACCGCGATCCCCCAGGGGCGCACCGGGCTGCTCAGCCTGCTCGCCCTCGGCATGATCGCCACCGCCGTGCTGACCAGCGTCTTCGGCGTGCTCCAGACCCTCATCTCCACCACCGTCGGCCAGCGCGTCATGCACGACCTGCGCACCGGGGTCTACGAGCAGCTCCAGCGGATGCCGCTCGCCTTCTTCACGCGCACGCGTACGGGCGAGGTGCAGTCCCGCATCGCCAACGACATCGGCGGCATGCAGGCGACCGTGACCTCCACGGCCACCTCGCTCGTCTCCAACCTCACCGCCGTCGTCGCGACCGTCGCCGCGATGCTCGCCCTCGACTGGCGGCTCACCCTCGTCTCCCTGCTCCTGCTGCCGGTCTTCGTCTGGATCAGCCGCCGCGTGGGCAACGAGCGCAAGCGGATCACCACCCAGCGTCAGAAGCAGATGGCCGCCATGGCCGCGACCGTCACCGAGTCCCTCTCGGTCAGCGGCATCCTGCTCGGCCGGACCATGGGCCGCGCCGACTCCCTGACCAGGTCCTTCGCCGAGGAGTCCGAGCGCCTCGTCGACCTCGAAGTGCGCTCCTCCATGGCCGGACGGTGGCGGATGTCCACCATCGGGATCGTCATGGCCGCCATGCCCGCCCTGATCTACTGGGCCGCCGGCATCGCCCTGGGCTCCGGCGGGGCGGCCATCTCGCTCGGCACCCTCGTCGCCTTCGTCTCGCTCCAGCAGGGCCTCTTCCGGCCCGCCGTCAGCCTGCTCTCCACCGGCGTGCAGATGCAGACGTCCCTCGCGCTCTTCCAGCGCATCTTCGAGTACCTCGATCTGCCGGTGGACATCACCGAGCCCGCCGAGCCCGTCCGGATCGCCGAGGTGCGCGGCGAGGTCGCCTTCGAGAAGGTCGCGTTCCGCTACGACCCCGAAGGCGCCGGCCGTCCGACGCTCGACGACGTCGACCTGACCGTGCCCGCCGGGGGCAGTCTGGCCGTCGTCGGCCCCACCGGCTCCGGCAAGTCCACCCTCAGCTACCTGGTGCCGCGGCTCTACGACGTCACCGGCGGCCGCGTCACCCTCGACGGGGTCGACGTGCGCGACCTGGACTTCGACACGCTGGCCCGCGCGGTCGGCGTCGTCTCCCAGGAGACCTACCTCTTCCACGCCTCCGTCGCCGACAACCTCCGCTTCGCCAAGCCGGAGGCCACCGACGAGGAGATCGAGGCGGCCGCCCGCGCCGCCCAGATCCACGACCACATCGCCTCGTTGCCCGAGGGGTACGACACCCTGGTCGGCGAGCGGGGCTACCGCTTCTCGGGCGGCGAGAAGCAGCGCCTGGCCATCGCCCGCACCATCCTGCGCGACCCGCCCGTACTGATCCTCGACGAGGCCACCAGCGCCCTCGACACCCGTACGGAGCACGCCGTGCAGCAGGCCATCGACGCCCTGTCGGCCGGCCGGACCACGATCACCATCGCCCACCGGCTCTCCACCGTCCGCGACGCCGACCAGATCGTCGTCCTGGAGGCGGGCCGGATCGCGGAGCGCGGCACGCATGACGAGCTGCTCGCCCGGGACGGGAAGTACGCGGCCCTGGTCCGGCGGGACGCGCGGAGCGCGGCAGTCGCGGGTGCCGGGGCGCCGCGGGCGTCGACGGGTGCGACGGGATCGACCGGGCCCACCGAACAGACGAACGCGGGAGCGGTTGTTCCCCAGAACGTGTGA
- a CDS encoding MarR family winged helix-turn-helix transcriptional regulator produces MSTSAVPTGPGRSREPDTEGADGLLAEQLLRLTRRLHRIQKHHLEPVGITPAQSRLLRTVAHFGEPPRMADLAARLEVVPRAVTSLVDGLEAVDRVRRVPDPGNRRVVRIELTDAGRATLRELRSARRAAAEDILAPLTAAQREVLGGLLTALVDPGPEGGC; encoded by the coding sequence ATGAGCACCTCCGCCGTCCCGACCGGACCCGGCCGTTCGAGGGAACCCGACACCGAGGGCGCCGACGGCCTCCTCGCCGAGCAGCTGCTGCGCCTCACCCGGCGTCTGCACCGCATCCAGAAGCACCACCTGGAGCCGGTCGGCATCACGCCCGCCCAGTCCAGGCTGCTCCGCACGGTCGCGCACTTCGGGGAGCCGCCCCGGATGGCCGATCTCGCGGCCCGGCTCGAGGTCGTCCCGCGTGCGGTGACCAGTCTCGTCGACGGCCTCGAGGCCGTCGACCGGGTGCGCCGGGTGCCCGACCCGGGCAACCGCCGGGTGGTGCGCATCGAGCTCACCGACGCGGGCCGCGCCACGCTGCGGGAGCTGCGCAGCGCGCGCCGGGCGGCCGCAGAGGACATCCTTGCTCCATTGACCGCCGCACAGCGCGAGGTGCTCGGAGGTCTGCTGACCGCCCTGGTCGACCCCGGCCCGGAGGGCGGCTGCTGA
- a CDS encoding FAD-binding and (Fe-S)-binding domain-containing protein — protein MPLFEPNPQALRPGTKRSPSPDRVPELQARGTPRRLREELTEFLGPEKVLSKISDLVRYASDASPYRFVPQVVVVAEDIDDISTILSYAHGKGREVVFRAAGTSLNGQAQGEDILVDVRRHWAGVEVLDGGARARIRPGTTVVRANAALAPYGRVLGPDPASAIACTIGGVVANNASGMTAGTTRNSYRTVASLTFVLPSGTVVDTADPAADEELARAEPRLCAELMRLKAEIEADTALTERIRAKYAIKNTNGYRLDAFLDGDTPVRILRGLMVGSEGTFGFISEVVFDTLPLDREVSSALLFFPSLPAAAEAVPRFNAAGALAVELMDGNTLRASVSVAGVPADWAELPRETAALLVEFRAPHATEREAYERAAEEVLAGLDLVAPVASVENAFTTDPKRIAGYWKARKAFVTAVGGSRPSGTTLITEDFAVPPARLAEACEALLDLQSRHGFDAAVAGHAAHGNLHFLLAFDAGDPTDVERYAAFMDEFCKLTVERFDGSLKAEHATGRNIAPFLELEWGTRATDLMWRVKEAIDPDGVLAPRIVLDRDPHAHLRGLKTIPTVERIADPCIECGFCEPTCPSGDLTTTPRQRIVLRREMMRQRDGSPVEARLLESYGYDAVDTCAGDSTCKLACPVGIDTGALMKDFRHERHTSGEERVAALAARNFRAAEASARLAVAAADRIGDRVLKSVTGLARRAVSTDLVPEWLPEIPGAAARRLPRTHRPAAVAVYYPACVNRIFGNPDGERGPSLPEAVVALSARAGKPVWIPDDVAGTCCATIWHSKGYQRGNEVMANRIVEAAWGWTAGGTLPLVVDASSCTLGIAHEVVPYLTEDNRTLHAEMTVVDSLVWAADELLPRLDVRRRVGSAVVHPTCSMRHLGDEEKLTELARACADEVVVPTDAGCCAFAGDRGMLHPELTASATAREAAEVTARPFDVHLSANRMCEIGMDRATGRRYGSVLLALEHATRP, from the coding sequence ATGCCGCTGTTCGAGCCGAACCCGCAGGCCCTACGCCCCGGTACGAAGCGGAGTCCGTCCCCGGACCGCGTGCCGGAGCTCCAGGCCCGGGGGACGCCGAGGCGGCTGCGCGAGGAGCTGACCGAGTTCCTCGGCCCGGAGAAGGTCCTCTCGAAGATCTCCGACCTGGTGCGGTACGCCTCCGACGCCAGCCCGTACCGCTTCGTCCCACAGGTCGTCGTGGTCGCCGAGGACATCGACGACATCTCCACGATCCTGTCGTACGCGCACGGCAAGGGCCGCGAGGTCGTCTTCCGGGCGGCGGGGACCAGCCTCAACGGGCAGGCGCAGGGCGAGGACATCCTGGTCGACGTGCGCCGCCACTGGGCGGGCGTCGAGGTCCTGGACGGCGGTGCGCGGGCCAGGATCCGCCCCGGCACCACCGTCGTCCGGGCCAACGCGGCGCTCGCCCCGTACGGACGGGTCCTGGGGCCTGATCCGGCCAGCGCCATCGCCTGCACGATCGGCGGGGTCGTCGCCAACAACGCTTCCGGCATGACGGCCGGGACGACGAGGAACTCGTACCGGACGGTCGCCTCGCTCACCTTCGTCCTGCCCAGCGGGACCGTGGTCGACACGGCCGACCCGGCCGCCGACGAGGAGCTGGCGCGCGCCGAGCCGAGGCTGTGCGCCGAGCTGATGCGGCTCAAGGCGGAGATCGAGGCGGACACCGCGCTCACCGAGCGGATCCGCGCCAAGTACGCCATCAAGAACACCAACGGCTACCGGCTGGACGCCTTCCTCGACGGGGACACCCCCGTGCGCATCCTGCGGGGGCTCATGGTGGGCTCCGAGGGCACCTTCGGTTTCATCTCCGAGGTCGTCTTCGACACGCTGCCGCTGGACCGCGAGGTGTCCTCGGCCCTGCTCTTCTTCCCCTCGCTGCCGGCGGCGGCCGAGGCCGTCCCCCGCTTCAACGCGGCGGGGGCGCTCGCCGTCGAGCTGATGGACGGCAACACCCTGCGGGCCTCGGTGAGCGTGGCGGGCGTCCCGGCGGACTGGGCGGAGCTGCCCAGGGAGACGGCGGCGCTCCTGGTCGAGTTCCGGGCGCCGCACGCGACGGAGCGGGAGGCGTACGAGCGGGCGGCGGAGGAGGTCCTCGCCGGTCTCGACCTGGTGGCCCCGGTGGCCTCCGTGGAGAATGCGTTCACCACGGACCCGAAGCGGATCGCCGGCTACTGGAAGGCCCGCAAGGCCTTCGTCACGGCGGTCGGCGGCTCACGCCCCTCCGGTACGACCCTGATCACCGAGGACTTCGCGGTGCCCCCGGCCCGGCTCGCGGAGGCCTGCGAGGCGCTGCTCGACCTGCAGTCCCGGCACGGCTTCGACGCCGCCGTGGCCGGTCACGCCGCGCACGGCAACCTCCACTTCCTGCTCGCCTTCGACGCGGGCGACCCCACCGACGTCGAGCGGTACGCGGCCTTCATGGACGAGTTCTGCAAGCTGACCGTGGAGCGCTTCGACGGCTCCCTCAAGGCGGAGCACGCCACCGGCCGCAACATCGCGCCGTTCCTGGAGCTGGAGTGGGGGACGCGGGCGACCGACCTGATGTGGCGGGTGAAGGAGGCCATCGACCCCGACGGGGTGCTCGCCCCGCGGATCGTCCTGGACCGCGATCCGCACGCCCATCTGCGGGGCCTCAAGACGATCCCGACCGTGGAGCGCATCGCCGATCCCTGCATCGAGTGCGGATTCTGCGAACCCACCTGTCCGAGCGGTGATCTGACGACCACTCCGCGCCAGCGGATCGTGCTGCGCCGGGAGATGATGCGGCAGCGCGACGGCTCGCCGGTCGAGGCGCGTCTCCTGGAGTCGTACGGCTACGACGCCGTCGACACCTGCGCCGGCGACTCCACCTGCAAGCTGGCCTGCCCGGTCGGGATCGACACGGGCGCGCTGATGAAGGACTTCCGGCACGAGCGGCACACCTCGGGCGAGGAGCGGGTCGCCGCCCTGGCCGCGAGGAACTTCCGGGCGGCGGAGGCCTCCGCGCGGCTCGCGGTCGCCGCGGCCGACCGGATCGGCGACCGCGTCCTGAAGTCGGTGACGGGCCTGGCCCGCCGGGCGGTCAGCACCGACCTCGTACCGGAGTGGCTGCCGGAGATCCCGGGCGCGGCGGCGCGGCGGCTGCCCCGCACCCACCGTCCGGCGGCGGTCGCCGTCTACTACCCGGCCTGTGTGAACCGGATCTTCGGGAACCCGGACGGCGAGCGGGGTCCCTCCCTCCCGGAGGCCGTGGTCGCGCTGTCTGCGCGGGCGGGGAAGCCGGTGTGGATCCCCGACGACGTGGCCGGGACCTGCTGCGCGACGATCTGGCACTCCAAGGGGTACCAGCGGGGCAACGAGGTGATGGCGAACCGGATCGTCGAGGCGGCCTGGGGGTGGACCGCGGGCGGAACGCTGCCGCTGGTGGTGGACGCGTCCTCGTGCACGCTGGGCATCGCGCACGAGGTCGTGCCGTACCTGACGGAGGACAACCGGACGCTGCACGCCGAGATGACGGTGGTCGACTCGCTGGTGTGGGCTGCGGACGAGCTGCTCCCCCGGCTGGACGTCCGCCGCCGGGTCGGCTCCGCCGTGGTCCATCCGACCTGCTCGATGCGGCACCTGGGCGATGAGGAGAAGCTGACGGAACTCGCGCGGGCCTGCGCGGATGAGGTCGTCGTCCCCACCGACGCGGGCTGCTGCGCCTTCGCGGGCGACCGGGGCATGCTGCACCCGGAGCTGACGGCCTCGGCGACGGCGCGGGAGGCGGCCGAGGTGACGGCACGGCCCTTCGACGTGCATCTCTCGGCCAACCGGATGTGCGAGATCGGGATGGACCGGGCGACGGGCCGCAGGTACGGATCGGTGCTCCTCGCCCTGGAGCACGCGACACGGCCCTGA
- a CDS encoding Gfo/Idh/MocA family protein translates to MNEQPPHDPSRRKVLRTTAAVAGTGIGLGALGVPAAEAATPAAAPAAAPAAAAPKRLGATMAGVPFEGRSTVRVGIVGFGNRGAGMIGHFLSLPGVRVNAVCDPVRDKAERAAATVVAAGQPAPAVYANGENDYENLCARTDLDLVYVATPWETHFPIARAAMLGGKHVGVECPVAMRLEELWELVDLSERTRRHCMQLENCCYGRNEMRVLRMAHAGKFGRLLHGAGAYNHDLRGLMFSPTYYEGPWRRRWHTQLKGDLYPNHGFGPVANYMDVNRGDRAVSISSFGTPALGLAEYREEHMPAGDPSWKETYIGSDRTISLIQTDQGRVIRLEHDVSTPHPYSRINSLGGTRGVFEDYPARIYLEPDHKDDEWADFSAYAGAFDHWLWKDHADPPGGHGGMDYIMVYRLMQCMRLGLPPDFDVYDAATWTAPVPLSHASIKAKGAPQEIPDFTRGEWRKARSGVDSVRPA, encoded by the coding sequence ATGAACGAGCAGCCACCGCACGACCCGAGCCGCCGCAAGGTCCTCAGGACCACCGCCGCCGTGGCCGGGACGGGAATCGGTCTCGGCGCCCTCGGCGTCCCGGCCGCGGAGGCGGCGACCCCGGCGGCCGCTCCGGCCGCCGCCCCCGCCGCGGCGGCGCCGAAACGCCTCGGCGCCACCATGGCCGGGGTCCCCTTCGAGGGCCGCTCCACCGTCCGGGTCGGCATCGTCGGTTTCGGCAACCGGGGCGCCGGCATGATCGGCCACTTCCTCTCGCTCCCCGGTGTCCGGGTCAACGCCGTCTGCGACCCGGTGCGCGACAAGGCCGAGCGGGCGGCCGCGACGGTCGTCGCCGCGGGGCAGCCCGCCCCCGCCGTCTACGCGAACGGCGAGAACGACTACGAGAACCTCTGCGCCCGCACCGACCTCGACCTCGTGTACGTGGCCACCCCCTGGGAGACCCACTTCCCGATCGCCCGCGCGGCGATGCTGGGCGGCAAGCACGTCGGCGTGGAGTGTCCGGTCGCGATGCGGCTCGAGGAACTCTGGGAACTCGTCGACCTGTCGGAGCGGACCCGCCGCCACTGCATGCAGCTGGAGAACTGCTGCTACGGCCGGAACGAGATGCGTGTGCTGCGGATGGCGCACGCCGGGAAGTTCGGCCGGCTCCTGCACGGAGCGGGGGCGTACAACCACGACCTGCGCGGTCTGATGTTCTCCCCGACGTACTACGAGGGGCCCTGGCGGCGGCGCTGGCACACGCAGTTGAAGGGCGACCTCTACCCCAATCACGGCTTCGGTCCCGTCGCCAACTACATGGACGTCAACCGGGGCGACCGGGCGGTGAGCATCAGCAGCTTCGGGACGCCGGCGCTCGGCCTCGCCGAGTACCGCGAGGAGCACATGCCGGCCGGCGACCCCAGCTGGAAGGAGACGTACATCGGGAGCGACCGGACGATCAGCCTGATCCAGACCGACCAGGGCCGGGTCATCCGCCTGGAGCACGACGTCTCCACCCCGCACCCGTACAGCAGGATCAACAGTCTCGGCGGCACCCGGGGCGTCTTCGAGGACTATCCGGCGCGGATCTACCTGGAGCCGGACCACAAGGACGACGAGTGGGCCGACTTCTCGGCGTACGCGGGCGCGTTCGACCACTGGCTCTGGAAGGACCACGCCGACCCGCCGGGCGGTCACGGCGGCATGGACTACATCATGGTCTACCGGCTGATGCAGTGCATGCGGCTCGGGCTGCCACCGGACTTCGACGTCTACGACGCCGCCACCTGGACGGCGCCCGTGCCGCTGAGCCACGCCTCCATCAAGGCGAAGGGCGCGCCGCAGGAGATTCCCGACTTCACGCGCGGGGAGTGGCGCAAGGCCCGCTCGGGCGTGGACTCGGTGAGACCGGCCTGA
- a CDS encoding peptide-N4-asparagine amidase — protein MRSLKIMSMLSGLVLAAGALLTAQPAAAEGPNGPTPPAEFANDWHDPVTAAPPVETPGTRSCQVTLAAAQFRDFTPYQGRYAPPKECGTRWNKVVLRLEGNVKGRQYDRLGHLTVGGVEILRTSTPQPSPDGITWSVEKDVTRYRDTLSRPGAVEMLIGNVVNETYTGVLDVRVTLTFHTAQGRVKPAAGTPDRVIPLTGPTLTTPRNTERVLAEVYATGSGGGCEEYWYLSVPDGAPYSCRATDGPHREVRVSVDGRLAGIAAPFPTVWTGGWSNPFLWYVTPGPRAFDVQPILYDLTPFAAVLNDGRAHRVEVAVAGVPAGQSGWSTPANVLLWQDEGSRVVTGGLDRHEETTPRNSSVHTPGTPDSLHRVDTDAGHRLTVAGHLNTSHGRVATTVDRTVAHTSAHRWGEGENPDAFTARWTDRETVTSGRTVTHADRTYTMDGETTIGAGDRLRTVLTLGDRADTVVLRDGRRLSWSRLDDTYTGDATYTAGVPRDQRHAVGTTRERYRLYGSGGCHDRTLTTAQGTLTQDLRRC, from the coding sequence ATGAGATCACTCAAGATCATGAGCATGCTCAGCGGTCTGGTCCTCGCCGCGGGCGCGCTCCTCACCGCCCAACCGGCCGCCGCCGAGGGTCCGAACGGCCCGACGCCCCCCGCCGAGTTCGCGAACGACTGGCACGACCCGGTCACCGCCGCCCCGCCCGTCGAGACCCCCGGCACCCGCAGCTGTCAGGTCACCCTAGCCGCCGCCCAGTTCCGCGACTTCACGCCCTACCAGGGCCGATACGCTCCGCCGAAGGAGTGCGGCACCCGCTGGAACAAGGTCGTCCTGCGCCTCGAAGGAAACGTGAAGGGCCGCCAGTACGACCGCCTCGGACACCTCACCGTCGGCGGTGTGGAGATCCTCCGCACCTCCACACCGCAGCCCTCACCCGACGGCATCACCTGGTCGGTCGAGAAGGACGTCACCCGGTACCGCGACACCCTCAGCCGCCCCGGCGCCGTCGAGATGCTCATCGGCAATGTCGTGAACGAGACCTACACCGGTGTCCTCGACGTCCGCGTGACCCTCACCTTCCACACCGCCCAGGGCCGGGTGAAGCCCGCCGCCGGTACGCCCGACCGGGTGATCCCCCTCACCGGACCCACCCTCACGACCCCGCGCAACACCGAGCGCGTCCTCGCCGAGGTGTACGCCACCGGCTCCGGCGGCGGCTGCGAGGAGTACTGGTACCTCTCCGTCCCCGACGGTGCGCCCTACTCCTGCCGGGCCACCGACGGACCTCACCGGGAGGTCCGCGTCTCGGTCGACGGACGCCTCGCCGGCATCGCCGCCCCCTTCCCCACGGTCTGGACCGGCGGCTGGTCGAACCCCTTCCTCTGGTACGTCACCCCCGGGCCGCGCGCCTTCGACGTCCAGCCGATCCTGTACGACCTGACCCCCTTCGCCGCCGTCCTCAACGACGGACGCGCCCACCGCGTGGAGGTGGCCGTCGCCGGGGTCCCGGCCGGACAGTCGGGCTGGTCCACCCCCGCCAACGTGCTCCTCTGGCAGGACGAGGGCAGCCGGGTCGTCACCGGCGGACTCGACCGCCACGAGGAGACCACCCCGCGCAACTCCTCCGTCCACACGCCGGGCACCCCGGACTCCCTCCACCGGGTCGACACCGACGCCGGCCACCGGCTCACCGTCGCCGGACACCTGAACACCTCGCACGGCCGGGTCGCCACCACCGTCGACCGGACCGTCGCCCACACCTCCGCGCACCGCTGGGGCGAGGGGGAGAACCCGGACGCGTTCACCGCGCGCTGGACCGACCGCGAGACCGTGACCAGCGGCCGGACCGTCACCCACGCGGACCGGACGTACACGATGGACGGCGAGACCACGATCGGCGCGGGCGACCGGCTGCGGACCGTCCTCACCCTCGGGGACCGCGCCGACACCGTCGTGCTGCGCGACGGACGGCGCCTGTCCTGGTCCCGGCTCGACGACACGTACACCGGGGACGCCACGTACACCGCCGGCGTCCCGCGCGATCAGCGGCACGCGGTCGGCACCACGCGCGAGCGCTACCGGCTGTACGGCTCCGGGGGCTGCCACGACCGGACCTTGACCACCGCTCAGGGCACGCTCACCCAGGACCTCCGCCGCTGCTGA
- a CDS encoding ABC transporter ATP-binding protein: MQIRDLPYADPGVPDVRSGTRFLVWLGRQQLGGQVKSMLWGLLHHLGIAGLPLGIGIAVQSVVDRDGGRLGLAGVLLVVLGAAISVGDVMLHRTAVTNWITAAARVQQLLARKTAELGSVLTRRVAAGEVVAVSTGDVEKIGWFVEALSRFAAGAVVLVVICVGLVVYQPALGVVVAVGIPVLALAVLPLLPRATRRADVQREKAGRATELASDTVAGLRVLRGIGGEELFLGRYRAASQEVRAAAVRSARMWALISAIQVVLPGILLIVVVAYGARLAFDGRITVGELVTVYSAVALTYHPLRNFEEIAMAFSFSRPSAKRAARVLALARTTGTTTGEVGAGDREATGDLYDPLTGLLAPAGRFTAVVCGDPDVAGRLADRLGGHPAEPGEDHTSVLLGGVPLDELPLDTARTAVLVQDKEPVLLSGTLHELLDVPRSGEVLPDRALAAARCDDVLDALAQASVDTDGDPMRTRITERGRSLSGGQRQRLALARSLVTDPEVLVLDEPTSAVDAHTEARVATGIGTLRAGRTTVVLASSPLLLDRADRVVLVHEGQAVAVGTHRELLAREPRYRAVVTRETDDELAAATPSADVPGPLDAVTGGGPADALDAADELEALEGESA; the protein is encoded by the coding sequence ATGCAGATTCGAGATCTTCCCTACGCCGACCCAGGGGTCCCCGACGTCCGCTCGGGCACCCGCTTCCTCGTGTGGCTCGGCCGTCAACAGCTCGGCGGACAGGTGAAGTCCATGCTGTGGGGGCTTCTGCACCACCTGGGCATCGCCGGACTGCCCCTCGGCATCGGCATCGCCGTGCAGTCGGTCGTGGACCGCGACGGCGGGCGCCTCGGGCTCGCCGGTGTGCTGCTCGTGGTGCTCGGCGCCGCGATCTCGGTCGGTGACGTGATGCTGCACCGCACCGCCGTCACCAACTGGATCACGGCCGCCGCCCGTGTCCAGCAGCTCCTCGCCCGCAAGACCGCCGAGCTGGGCTCGGTCCTCACCCGGCGGGTCGCAGCGGGCGAGGTCGTCGCCGTGTCCACCGGCGACGTCGAGAAGATCGGCTGGTTCGTCGAGGCCCTGTCGCGGTTCGCCGCGGGCGCCGTCGTGCTCGTCGTCATCTGCGTCGGCCTCGTCGTCTACCAGCCCGCCCTGGGCGTCGTCGTGGCCGTCGGCATCCCGGTCCTCGCCCTCGCCGTGCTGCCGCTGCTCCCCCGCGCCACGCGCCGGGCGGACGTCCAGCGCGAGAAGGCGGGCAGAGCCACCGAGCTCGCCTCCGACACCGTCGCCGGGCTCCGTGTGCTGCGCGGCATCGGCGGCGAGGAGCTGTTCCTCGGCCGCTACCGCGCCGCCTCCCAGGAGGTCCGCGCGGCCGCCGTCCGCAGTGCCCGCATGTGGGCGCTGATCTCGGCGATCCAGGTCGTGCTGCCCGGCATCCTGCTCATCGTGGTGGTGGCGTACGGCGCGCGGCTCGCGTTCGACGGGCGGATCACCGTCGGCGAACTGGTCACCGTCTACAGCGCGGTGGCCCTGACCTACCACCCGCTGCGCAACTTCGAGGAGATCGCCATGGCCTTCTCCTTCTCCCGGCCGTCCGCGAAGCGGGCCGCCCGGGTCCTGGCACTGGCCCGCACGACCGGCACCACCACCGGCGAGGTCGGGGCCGGGGACCGCGAGGCCACCGGCGACCTGTACGACCCGCTGACCGGGCTGCTCGCCCCGGCCGGTCGCTTCACCGCGGTCGTCTGCGGCGACCCGGACGTGGCCGGACGGCTCGCGGACCGGCTCGGCGGCCACCCCGCCGAGCCGGGTGAGGACCACACCTCGGTGCTGCTCGGCGGAGTCCCTCTCGACGAACTGCCGCTGGACACCGCCCGTACGGCCGTCCTCGTCCAGGACAAGGAGCCGGTGCTGCTCTCGGGCACCCTCCACGAGCTGCTCGACGTGCCCCGCTCCGGCGAGGTGCTGCCGGACCGGGCCCTGGCCGCCGCCCGGTGCGACGACGTCCTCGACGCGCTCGCCCAGGCGTCCGTGGACACCGACGGCGATCCGATGCGCACTCGCATCACCGAGCGGGGCCGGTCGCTCTCCGGCGGCCAGCGTCAGCGGCTCGCCCTCGCACGCTCCCTGGTGACCGACCCGGAGGTGCTCGTCCTCGACGAGCCCACCTCGGCGGTCGACGCGCACACCGAGGCCCGGGTCGCCACCGGCATCGGCACCTTGCGCGCGGGCCGGACCACCGTGGTCCTGGCCTCCTCGCCGCTGCTCCTGGACCGCGCCGACCGGGTGGTCCTGGTCCACGAGGGCCAGGCCGTCGCCGTCGGCACCCACCGTGAACTGCTCGCCCGTGAGCCCCGCTACCGCGCGGTCGTCACCCGCGAGACCGATGACGAACTCGCCGCGGCGACACCGTCCGCCGACGTGCCCGGCCCGCTCGACGCGGTCACCGGTGGCGGTCCGGCCGACGCGCTCGACGCGGCCGATGAGCTCGAAGCACTGGAAGGGGAATCGGCATGA